The region GCAAAAGCTGAGCGAATGctaaatcaatgagaaaaaagttAGAAGTCAAGCTGGAAAACAGAGGGATCTGCAGGATCTGGGAGCGTGTGCCTGTACGAAGTGTCAGTGGCAAGAAAATACACAAGTATGTCGACGGCATTTCAAACTTATTCAAGTTCATGTGAGACGCAAAAAACAAGTCGAACTTCTCTCAGTTAATTTCGCCCACACCAGGAAACCCACGGGGTCAGTGTCTGACTagcaagggaggaaaaaagatcTACGGCCAAATCAGACTCTGAAAAGGCCAAACTACCTCCGCCTTTCCAGACGCTACAAGAGCCCTCGCGCCTCCCGGTCCAAACTCTAACCGCGCGGGGTTAGGTCTGCTGTTATGTTCTGGCCGGGGAGCGGGAGGAGGTGTCTGGGCCCGCGAACCAGTCTGTCTGCCAAGACTCGCGGCTCCGAGCGCCACTGACCTGTCTCCATAGCGACAGAGGCGGCCATCACCAGCGAAAAAACCAAGACGCCAACAGCCCCTACACTGTAACTGCCGGGAGGGGTGGACAAAGTTCCGGAAGCCGGGGCTCCGCCTTCCTGTCGCGAGGCAGTGTGGGATGCGAGGGCGGGCACAGCCGGGCGTGGAGGCGGGAGGCTCCGCCCATCCCTGGCCAGCCTGGGCTGCCCCTCTTCTCCGCCCTCCCTGGCTTTCAAAAAGCGAGGGCGTGGTGCAGAGCCCACGGAGCTGGGTGACAGATCTGGTATTTGCAAGGGAGAAAAAAGTCCCCATGGGACCTCGGTGCCTGCACGTCATCGTGTCCGGGCACGTTTGTCCACCCGTTTGTCCACGTTTGTGCCTGCGGTGACAAAACACGCCATTTGTGACATCATTCCTTCCCCTGTGATGTAACCCGGAGGCTAGGCTATCGGGGGGTGTTGGGCTGTGGGGCCTCCTAAGGCCTCTTTGACCCCGTTACATCCGTAGAATGGCTTCACCCCTTCGGGGGAAGCCCCCTTCGCCTCGAGTAGAGACTGTTCGCTACAAGGAGACGTCGACAGTCCACGTGGAGACCTCGTCTCACCGAGTGGAGACCTCCTCCCGGTTGGTGCGCACTACTTCCCGGCAGGTGGAGACCTCCCAGCGCCATAGTGAGGGGCTCTCCCATTCCCCCTCTGGGAAGCGGCTCCCTCGCGTCCTAGAGGTGTCCTCCCAGCACGTGGAAACCTCCTCGCAGCGCGCAGAAACGTCCTCGCGCCACGTCAAGGCCTCAACCCTGCGGGTGGAGACGTCTCTGCACCGCGTAGAGAGCCCTCCCCGGAGGGACAAGCCGGCATCCGGCCAGAATGTAAAAATGGCTCGATGAAATGCTTTCCAGAGGCTACAAaagggccatggcccccagccagGACGACATTGCCTCCAGTTTGCAGCCACCCAGCTGCCAGGTGGATCAATCATCTTTGATTTCATGGTAAATCAATGTAAGAAACAACCAAGCAATGGTTTTGGGGActcagccaacatttattgaccATGCTGCACCCTGGATCATCCTGCCTTCGACCCAGGCAACTATTTGAACTTGATGCCAGCACAAGCACAAAAGGTCTTCAGGCCCATGATACTGTATAATTTGAGTTGATGGACAAATAGGCAGTTTGAACCTCTGAGCCAGGTGAGTTTGAGATTCATAATCCCTTCACTGCTTAGGGGCAGGTAGCAAACTGAAAGGATCACCAGTGGTATGATTATATGCCTGCTAAAAATCTGAGGGGCAAGGAACAgattttcattaattaattaattagccTTTGTTTATGTTTCAAAATAAGCAGTTATTTTCTTTATACTAAGTTCTGTACATGGTACCCCCAGCCACACACTTTTTAACATAGGTCATTGTAGTTTAAAATGAAGGTCAGCACCACCAACAATCAAGAGTAATCTTAGAAGGGAAACCTGACCTGATATttgaggaggtggaggggaggaatTTTTGAGCACCACTCTATTCCAGATGGGATTCTAGCACTTGGGCTACAGCAGTGAACTAGGAAGACAGGGCCCAGCTCTTGAGGAGTTTACACTCTGGTGAAGAGGCAgacaacaaatgaaaagacagtttTCTATTGTGGTTAGCACCATGAAGGTAATATGATAGAGAATGAGGGTAAGGGGTGGTCAGGGATGGCCTTGCTGCATGAACGTCGTTTGAGctgagatgtgtgtgtgcatgaacaGTGAGCCATGCAAAGATCTGGAAAGagtgcattccaggcagagggaacagtaagTGCAAAGAGTGGATGGGAGCAAACTTGGAATGTGTAAGAAGCAGAGAGAAGACCCTTGTGGCTGGACTTGAATGAGGGAGAACCATCATATGGAAGAGAGGATGTTAGAGAGGTAGGCAAGAGCCCAATCATAGAGGTCTTATAAGCCACAGGCAAGGAGCTTGGGTTTTATTCTAAGGTCCATAGGGACATattggagggttttcagcagggGAGTGAAATGATGcaagttatatttttaacataaaatatatggcCTCTGTGTGTAGGTTGTAAGGCAGTGGTTCTCCGCTGTGGGTGGTTCTGTCCCCTGGAAATgtgcaaagacatttttatttgtcagaatttggcgggggggggggggggcgggagggggcgggtaGTTTTACTGCTGGCATCTGGTAGTTGGAGATGACGGATGCTGCTGAACATTGTACAGTCCCTGagacagccctccccaccacacacaccaaaGAATTTCCTATCCCAAAATGTCAGTGGTGTGGTATTGAGAAAACCTGATGTGGGGGACACGAGGGGAAACAAGAACTAGTTAGGGAGCTAATGCCATGGTCCAATAAGAAATGGTAGTGGCTCATACTAGGGTGGCAGAAGTGGAGCTAGAGAGAAGGCAGGTTAGTGCTGGGTGTGGCAGAGCTGACAGGCCTGGTGGATATGGAGAGGAATAAAAGAATCAAGGATGACTTCAAACTTGGCTTGAGCAACTTGGTGTTTGGTGGTATGGCCATTTTTGAGAAATACTAACGAAAGATGAGGCTTAGGAGGACAAATCAGTTCAGTTTTGGCCATGCTGAGTTTGAGATTCTTGAACAATACCGAAAAGGAGATGTTGAGAATTGGGAATATGAAATATGGGGTCATTTTAAAGTCATATTTAAAGCCATACGAGTGAGTATCGCCTGCCAGTCTATCTCACTCATTTTATGCTGCACAAATGAATGTGAAATCTTGCTCTTCAGAGAGCACCAGCTGGCTGAacaccctttccctccctctcatccCCTCAGGGCCCGACTTGACCTACCTAGTTTTTTCTTGCCTATAGTCTGTTGGCAGCCACCAATAAGTGAGAATTTGCATTAAAATGTTAGACAAGTGTTTCAGAAAACTTGACTTCCACAGATAACATTACATGGCTCCTGGGAAGAAGGTCTTAAAGTTCAAAAGTTCAAGTTTGGGGTTTTGTGGCAGGTGGGGTATGTGGATATTAACAAGTGGTCCCAGCCCCAGGGTCTTATGGGATGGCTGAGGAAGAGCTGAACTGATCCATAACAGTGGTTCTAAACTGGGGGAAAGTTTGCCCCCCTGGGGCACCTGGCGTTTTTGTCACAACTGCGGGGGTTGGAtgctgctggcatctagtgggtgaaGCTTGGCTTCAGCAGTTTGGTGTATGGTGTGTGTCACTAAACACCCTACCATGCGCAGGTTATCCCCAACCCAGCAGCCGCTGACAACAAAGAATCACTGGGCCCGAGATGCCAACAGTACCAAGGGTGAAAAACCCTGAAGACTCTAGCAGCTTAGAAAGCTAAAGCATGATCCATTGGAGGAAGCCCCCCACTAATCATAGGATTATGCTGTGGGAGAGGCTTAGAGGCAGTGACCAGGGTCAAATGTCAGGGCAGGGGCTTTCAGAGTTGAGGGATATGCTGCTCTTTGAGGGGACCTTACAGCTCTGCTTTCAATAACTTACGTGATATGTACCCCAGGAGGAAAGTTGGTCCCATTGCACAGGATGTAGATGACCTTGAATCTGTGGGACCTTTTTGTGAGTGGCATCCCTTGTTGTTCCCAGATGCTGTGCTAAGTCAGTGCCCATGTTATGTCATTTAATTGCAGGGGAGGGCACCGGGCTGCCCAGTGGACTAGGGGCCCGAGCCAGAGGAGTGCCATAAACCCCAGAGGTTACCCTCATGCCTCTGCCTCATAACAACTTCTGCTGTAAACTGATAATTAAACTTTGGAATCTTAATCTTTGGTGAGCTTACTAATTGCTTTTAACATGACAGACCATATGCATTGTATACAAACACTCTCTTAATCAGTGTTTTTTAAGTGAATAAGGTAGTTGCTTTTCTTATCAGTGTTCTTTATTAGTGTCTATTACAAAAGGGATATGTGCTTAATGTGACAAGTGAAATAATTCAAAGGTgtgtaaagaaaaattaataatttgtcATTGTTCCTTTCGATTCTCATCCTCTGCAAATAGTGTCAGCAACTCAGAGTTTATCCTTCTAGACTTTTCCATATTAACTGCTTTGGTCCCCGTCTTGATGGTACCCATGAAACTGGTTGGAAGGTTACTGTGAAAAAGCTGGGCACTTGTTTTTGAGATGACTGATTCTCTTGGGAGGATACAGAATTGtgatcccttctttctttttgttaattttgtttcataAGAAGGGTTTTACCGAGGTTTCTTCCTCCTAATTCATTTATCCACGTTTCAAAGCTGAAATCCACAGGGGCATACACAGGGCAGGAAAGTGTCAAAAAGACAGGAGACATGAAAAAAAGGATGTTGACAGGATATTTGCCATATGTACTGTTTTACACATCAGATTCCACAGCTTTAAAATGACCCTGTGTATTAAAGAAGCTTATAGCTGTCATAACTTTTAATGTAGCTGCTGCATATTGTAAGTGCACGCTGCCCACATCGTGTGTCAGCACCTCTCTCCTACATTGTCTGCTCTGGGAGGCTTCCAGGGAGCACAGTGCTGTCGCACCTGTGACGTGGTCAATGATGCTGAGCACTCGCATGCAAGAAAGAGCAGAGAGTGATGTTGTCCCCTCCATTGCCAGCCAGGAAGGCCTGTCATGGCTCCATCTACTACCCGTTTGATTTGTTGACCTAGGAAATAGCTGTGACCATCCTTCACTTGTTGCCCTTCTCCTcacaatccattcatttacatgtAAGCTGAGGGTAGGTTACAAAATCTCATATATTTGTCATCAGTTGTTGAAAATACTTAAAGTAAAAGAATGTCTCTAATAGAATACTCTTTTCCTACATCACACAAGCCAAGGGAAGAATTAAGAGCTCAACCAGCGAGGTGTTTGGCTCAAGTTTTCATTGAGACCTCCCAGGATTCCTGGTCCTCCGTCCTTGCTGCTGCTCTGGTCCAGCGTGGCTGGTACAAGTGCCCAAGCCCTGCACACTGACCCAGCCTCTGCGGCTCTATATGCTTACATGGGTTCCACATGCCATTGGCCTGGAGAAAAAATTCACTGTTTAAAAaccgttttgttttgttttgtttttcaaaacagaTGACTATGGTACGGATGGAAAAACTGAAGTCCGTAGAAGCCAAAGCAACTTGCCACCACTATTTGCTTCCTCCCAGGATGATTCCTTCTGATAACCACATGAAGGTAGGTGTGGTGTCCTCAAGTTTAAATTTCAGTGAGCATAATAGataatactaaaaagaaaaaatgaaagaaggaacatTTGTATGGAACTCCTGTGAGGCTCCAAACATCTCATTGCTGTTTTGAAGCTCTGCTATTAGGTGCATAAACATGTAGCATCATCGTGTCTGCTTGATAAATTGGCCTCTTTATCATGAAATGAGTTTCCTTATCCCCAGTAATATTCTTTGCTCTGAGATCTGTTCTATTTGATATTAATACAGCTTCTTCAGCTTTTTTACTATTGTTAGGATGGTATTCCTTTTCCTACTCTTTTACATTCAACCTATTTGTATCTTTCTATGTAAAATAGATGTGTTGCATTATATAGTTGGATCTTGGTGTTTTTTAAATCCAACCTAATAGTTTCTGCTAATATGGGAATGTCTAGACAGTTTATATTTTCCGTACCTACTGATATGGCTGAGCTCACACCTGCCATCcagctgtttgttttctgtttgttcccTCTGGTCatgttcccttttttccttttttcttttgtattaacttaatatttttaattgtttatttcatCTTTGTTGGCTTCTTtactctttctgtgttttttagtaGTTTCATTAAAGTTTAtagtatacatttttaacttaCCCTGTTTTACCTTCACCTGATGTGATACTACTTGACATATGGTATAAAAACCTTACAAGAGCACACTTCCGTTTTTCCTGGCCTTTCTGCTGCTGTTGTCATATAATTGATACTTACATGTTGTATGATGTACCAACATACTTATTCAATCATATCATATATCATACAACATACTTATTCATATGTTATAAACCCCTCAATACACTGTTAGCATATTTGCTCTAAATAGTtgattagtttttaaagaaatttaaataactttttaaaagcccTTTATATGTATTCACATAGTTAGCAATTTTGTGCTCTTCATCTCTGTATATAAATCCAGGTTTTTATCTGGTAACATTTTCCTTCTGCTTAAAagactttctttattttattttatttttaatgttttatttatttatttttagaatggaaaaggataaagagaaggagagaaacatcaacgtgtggttgcctctcacacgcccactgctggggacctagccccataattcaggcatgtgccctgactgggaattgaaccagcgaccctttggttcacaggtcggcactcaatccactgagccacaccagcagggcttaaaaaactttctttcttttttttttttttaagaatctagaaaatcctctgttttttttttttagttttttttaaggtttatttactttttttttttttttttagagagggaagggaaggagaaagagagacagagaaacatcaatgtgcggttgctgggggccgtggcctgcaacccaggcatgtctgggaatcgaacctgtgatgctttggttcgcagcccatactcaatctactgagctacaccagccagggctttaaaagaCTTTCTAATCACTTTTTCTTGTGCAGGTTTGCTGGTGAtgaattctttcaatttttttttatgttcaataAAGTCTTGATTTTGCCATCAtttctgatacatttttttttctggtaaagactttttatattgtttttcttcccatACTTTAAAACTGTTCATTTCATTGCTTACTGACTTACATTACTTCCAAGAGATCTTGCTCTATCCTAGTCTTTGTCCCTATGTACAAAGGCTTCTATATGATTCCTTTTACTATGTCTGCTTATCATTAGTTTTAAGCAATTGGATTATGATGAACCTTTGCGTAGTCTTCTtcatgtttcttgtaccttgacTGGTGGGAATAGACCCAGCATTCAGCATTATGTGAGCTTTGGAGATTGTTCCTCCTCctttcaggtttttcttttcctgccctcACATTCAGGTGACGGTCAGCACTCTGCTGAATACTCAAGGCAACCTCTGCTCAcctccagctctctctctctgcacagcCTTCTCAGTTTCGTACACTGCCCTGCCAGTTCCAGCTGCCTGGTACTCGCTGGACCCCTAGCACTCTGTCATCTGAACTCAGGAAGATTCTGGGCTCTGTCTGAGTTCCCCCTTCCTACACTGTAACCTCAAAGCTCCCTCCAGGCAGTAAGCTGGGGCAATCGTAGGGCTCACCTTTATCTGTTACTTTAGTTAGCTCAGCCAGGAGGGTAAATTTGGTCTCTGTTACTCTACCCTGCCTCGTTAGTTAATATGTTTCCTTGGATATTAACTTTACAATTTAGTCTTTAGATAACAGAATATGGAGATGAATTATGTCACAGCTCAGGTGGGTAGTGTGACTCTCTCTCAGGGAAGCACACAATGACTCTTGGGATGTTGTGCCCCTTTCTTGGCAAGAGAGTAATAGCACCTTTCTGTGTGGAATAGTTGCATTGTGTTAGaaacaactttgttcttcttttgctgTGGAGTTTAATTAGCCAGTGTGGCAGGCCATGGCAGTTATGCTTTTGTCCCACGTCTCATATACTCCACTTTGTGGCAGAGGCCGTGGCTCCACAAGACACATTTCCTCATTGCCACCTGGACCCCTGTGGCAATCTGCCAAGAAGGGGCCCGGGAGGGAGCCCTCCCAGCTGGAGGAGGGGATGGGACTCCTTCCTGTCTGCGCTCTGTGGGCTTCCCGCCTCGTGGTTTATGTGAGTATCCCACCAGCAACACCTCACCCTTGCCTACGGTTTTTCTAGACTAATAAAAGGAAATCAGGTTGAAAAGTCCAACATGTCTTGAATCCAGAATCTCCCATCTGGTCTGGTTTTTAAATAGGAATACTGTTATTTTCTTAGTGTTCAGGCGTTCCCTATTCTGAGGGGAGTTCTTATTTGTAAGGGGTATGTGCATTCCTCTAAGAACCAGCTTCGCTGCGCCCCACTCCCGAACCCCAGGACCGGCTGGCTGGTGCCCTTCTCAGAGGTCTGTGTTCCATCTCCAAGGGGGCTCCTCCTCTCAGTTTCTCAGTGTTAGTAATTCCATTCTGCTCCTTTTCCTGTCTACCCGTGAAGCAGAGCCGCTCTCTGTATGCTTTTCAGAAATTGCCGGTTCATACCCTttgcacttttttcttctttcttgtctttttcttgatgTTTGAGTCCTTTAAATGTTCTGAACACAAATTCTCGCTTGCATTGCAAACATATTTAGTTTGTGGCTtgctccctttttaaaatattattttttttttaagtttcagaagACAGTTACTGAACTCCTGATGTGTGCCAGGTACTCAGGAAAAGTAAGTGCTCTGTGGCCTTCACCTTACCTGGTTTCCTCCTCTGGTTTCATTTCATAACGGCAGCAATGTCCTTCTGCCTTAATAGGCTGCTGCCCCACCCAGTGGTTTTTAAGCTTCCAGTCAAAACCATGAAAAACTGATGAAATTAATTTAGTGGGTCAcagttagcattttttaaaaataaaatagaacagaaaatgtCAGAGTGCATCACACCATTAAGGTAATGaatgagaggaggaaggaaaaaagcttTAGGCAATTTACAACTCCATGTCAGAGTTTTCATTACAGCTTCACAGCAAGGAAAATGGCTTCTCCCTGGACAATTCAACAAGTATCTATTGGTAAGGACATCGTGTAGGAAAAGAGAATAGTTATATAGCCATTGTCAGACTGGGTACCAGAAAAGAGTTCTGTTCACAATTACTAGGTTTATTAAAAGATAGCTAAAGGCCATTGGGTCCCTCCCGAAGTTGACATTAGCTGAATGCATATGTAAGTGGTTTCTCAGAGGTCTTATTCCCACTAAAATTCATCAGAAAATTGCTGAAGCATTTTATCAGAAATATATTTGATTCCCAAGAAGAGGTTGGTGGATTACATTCCCAAAGCATCTCTGACCAGCCCAAGTATTGGACAGTATTTTCCTTTACAGTACAAAGGTCTGGTTCGTGAGCACTTACATTTCAGTACCTGTGTACCCTGTCTTGATGTGAACTTTGTTTTTGACTGTGTGCAGCCACTGCAGAGGTTTGAAAATTACTGTGCTGTTCCTTACAGCTCAGGTCTGGTCATGGTCTAGAGAATATGAGGGCCCTCAGGACCCGCCCTTGTCGGCAGGAGACCACTCTGTCTTGGCAGACGCCTAGGGGACCTTCTCCTGAGTGTCTTCACGTCCTTACCTGCACGTCAGTTAGGTTCTCAGGGCTGGTCAGAGCTTTGTCCATTGTGGAGCAGGTCTGCTTTGGGCCTAATAACGAGATTTCATTTGCAAAAGGGCCCTGatgctaaaataaaatctttgaaaatcatCAATCTATTCTAATATGTACCTTTGTTTTACTTAATGAGATAACAGAGGCCCAGAGTGAGAGGACCTTATCAGCCACACGGCCTGCCGTGGACCTGacgtggccccgcccccagcagtcTGCAGAGCAGCAGCATTCCCTGCTGGAAGGTCATGCCTGTAGTTGTCTGGGGCCCGAACACATTCCCCACCAGAGACCAGGGGGAGGGTGTGCGTGTGCAATTGCCCTTCAGCTCGTCTTCATAGATCAGGTTCCTTTACCGGGTTCACATCATCGTCCGTAGCGCACTGCAGGCTGTAACCCAAGGGCCTTCGAACTATGTAAGGTTTATAAAAGTGGTTGAAGCTTAGAAAATGCATCTGCTTCAAAAcacaagcattttttaaaaaaaacgaaTTGAAATTAGTAAGCACCAGTGTGGACAAATTGTCATATTTATATGACATGGATCAGGACCTCAAAAAATGAGGGTGTCTCAGGCCTATGAAGGTCTTATGGTGGCTCCGCCAGGCTCGCTAAGAACTGACAGCCTGGCTCTGGtgagagctgggctggggctTCCCTCCAAAAGCGGTAGGACCGGCAGACTGGAGACCCAGCACTGCCTTCAGCCTGGGGAAGCCTAGAGAtaaatgtccttttttctttcctgtgaccAGATAACACATTTCTTCCCATTGACTGACTGATTAGACCTCAGATAAGTGAAttcaactctctgagcctcactgtcCCCACTGTAACAGGAGATGTTTGAACTAATCTCCAGACCTGCGATTCCTGAAGTCAGAAATGCGGACGCTGCTAGTGTGCAAGACGGTTTTAGAGGGGGTATggaagcatattttattttgatggttTAGTGTTTATTCAGTGTGTATTGGGAAAGCAATGCAGCTAGCCCTTCAGCTTGTAATTTCACTAATATTTTACTTAAGCTATGAtgggtatttaaaaatgtttcagtgagTTGATTTGAAGGTAAAAAAATCACAGTGAGCCTTTAAAGTGGCCAAAAGTTTGGCAGTGGCGTGGTGCACACTGACTGAAGCCGGGGAGAGCGCAGCACTAGTTTGGTGGAGTGAACTGGTGTCCTGTGAACTTCAGAAGAAAACCTGGGGCTGTGACATCCATGCAGTGGATTGCAGTTAGCACATTTCTTATTcctgaaatgaaacagaaaaacacaggACACACCAGAGTGCTCATACACACTGACAGGAAGACTTGCCTTGCAAAACCTTCGTGTACAGTCACATGTGAAATACATTAATGTTGGGAGTCACTGTTTACAAAAGTTGGACAAAGGTGCACCTCTGAGGTCTCCTCCCTTTCTAGTGCCCCCGGTCTGTGGCCGTCTCTGAGTTTGTGCCATGACAGACAATGGACAGCAGAGGTCAGGCAGCCCTCGCACAGCAGCAGAGGCCGAGACTTGGAAGAGCAGAAACCTGGGCCTGGCGCCAAGCAGGACAGAGGCCTGAGGTGACAGTTGTTAACAGAACCAGCCCATCTGCCTGCAGGGGTGCCAGGTCCTGAGAGGCACTCTCTGGATGGCTTTGCTGCGGCCACTTTCCATGCTTTGTCCCTGGACTGGATTCTGGTCTCTGAACTGTCCAAATGCCCTAGGGAGGCTTCAGGGGTCTTGTTTTTCTCAGACGAAGGTCCTGTGATTCAGCATTGGGCCTGAGCCAGGTTCATCTCAGAAAATCATGCCCACGTTGACTCAGGGAGAATTCTTGTGTTTTATATTCCCTTCCAAAAGGAGCTTCGATATCTAAGAGCAGTAAACACACACTGAGCACCGACTTTCCCCTTGACACTGTTCAAGCACTCTGTGTGTTCTAACTCATGCGAGCCTCACAGCTTGCTGAGGGAGGGCAGGACCTTGCTACCTCACATAGCAGCTGCTACCTCCTAGGCAGGACCTTGGGGCAGAGAGAAGCTAAGTGACTTACCCAGGAAGAGACTTAACAGCTAGAAAGaagcagagccagaattcaaacccaggctggCTCTTAACCACTAGCTTCTGCTGGTGGGAGAGGAACAGATATCTATTCCTCTAGTGATGTATCTGTTTCAAAGGGCAGTGTGGCTCCAGTGTGTTCCCAAGAACTCCTGGGGGCCGTCAGCAGAGCAGGGGATGTTCAGGCCCAGGACAGGAAGACAAGGTGGGCACCACTTCCTTCTGCTGCCTAAAGGGCTGCCTTTGTCAGAGGCCTCGAGAGCAGAGCAGGAATCAAAGGGCAAAAAGCTACAAGGAGATGCATTCGGGCTCAACAGAAGgaagcattttaaacatttattataagaTCTATAGACAAACCCAGAAAGCTCAGCCCCTTCAAAGTCCCAAGACAATGTCACATCTGTGTCAGATCTCCACGAAAAGCTTTTCCAGCAGCTGAGCTGGTCCCCTGGTGGAtggggctgcctgc is a window of Phyllostomus discolor isolate MPI-MPIP mPhyDis1 chromosome 8, mPhyDis1.pri.v3, whole genome shotgun sequence DNA encoding:
- the C8H17orf100 gene encoding uncharacterized protein C17orf100 homolog, which gives rise to MASPLRGKPPSPRVETVRYKETSTVHVETSSHRVETSSRLVRTTSRQVETSQRHSEGLSHSPSGKRLPRVLEVSSQHVETSSQRAETSSRHVKASTLRVETSLHRVESPPRRDKPASGQNVKMAR